The following are encoded together in the Neomonachus schauinslandi chromosome X, ASM220157v2, whole genome shotgun sequence genome:
- the GABRQ gene encoding gamma-aminobutyric acid receptor subunit theta gives MGIRAMLRAAVLLLLIRTWLAEGNDRSPTPKFHFELSPTVPEVILNLFSCKNCANEAVVHKILDRVLSRYDVRLRPNFGGAPVPVGVSIYVSSIEQISEMTMDYTITMFFHQTWKDPRLAYHETNLNLTLDYRMLEKLWVPDCYFLNSKDDFVHDVTVENRVFQLHPDGTVRYGIRLTTTAACSLDLQKFPLDKQTCKLEVESYGYTVEDIVLYWEGNGNAIQGTEKLHIPQFSFLGKIMTSKEVFFYTGSYVRLILRFLVQREVTSYLVQIYWPTVLTTVVSWISFWMNYESSAARVTVGLTSMLILNAINSHLRDKLPQVAYIKAIDIYMVVCFFFVFLSLLEYVYINYLFYSRGGSRRNQRRHRRAQRVMARYRYREVMLQDAQVSIEDESDSLSSRPVQACLASLESLSSLISIPEQAPLATSESFSSLSSLSEQAWLASRESLSDLPSTSEQALPSYGIRFNGSEIDDSVIPTEIRNRADAHGHADTRDPEDPEENTSSDESHGHGPSGRHLLVYGHRCVQEASCSLDEIHIESGYLDLEKQLRCDLNSTWSLNVDDFMGFDQGKDSNSESDDSCPPSPGCSFSEGFSSKLFDPDYVPEVDRWSRILFPLAFVVFNIVYWAFHIN, from the exons ATGGGTATCAGAGCGATGCTGCGAGCCGCCGTGCTCCTGCTACTCATCAGGACCTGGCTCGCGGAGGGCAACGACCGCAGTCCTACCCCAAAATTCCACTTCGAGCTCTCCCCTACCGTGCCCGAAGTCATCTTGAACCTCTTCAGCTG CAAAAATTGTGCAAATGAAGCTGTGGTTCACAAGATTTTGGACAGGGTGCTGTCGAGATATGATGTCCGTCTGAGGCCAAATTTTGGAG GTGCCCCTGTGCCCGTGGGAGTATCTATCTATGTCTCCAGTATTGAACAGATCTCAGAAATGACTATG GACTATACGATCACGATGTTTTTTCATCAAACCTGGAAAGATCCACGTTTAGCATACCATGAGACCAACCTGAACTTGACCCTGGACTATCGGATGCTGGAGAAGTTGTGGGTCCCTGACTGCTACTTTCTAAATAGCAAGGATGATTTTGTGCATGATGTGACTGTGGAAAATCGCGTGTTTCAGCTTCACCCAGATGGAACAGTGCGGTATGGCATCCG ACTTACCACCACAGCAGCTTGTTCCCTGGATCTGCAAAAATTCCCTCTGGACAAGCAGACCTGCAAGCTGGAAGTGGAGAGCT atGGCTACACGGTTGAAGACATCGTATTATACTGGGAAGGCAATGGGAATGCCATCCAAGGGACTGAGAAGCTGCACATTCCTCAGTTCAGCTTCCTGGGAAAGATAATGACTAGCAAAGAGGTGTTTTTCTACACAG GTTCCTATGTGCGCCTGATACTGAGGTTCCTGGTCCAGAGGGAAGTCACCAGCTACCTTGTGCAGATCTATTGGCCTACTGTTCTCACCACTGTTGTCTCTTGGATATCATTTTGGATGAACTACGAATCTTCTGCAGCCAGGGTGACAGTTG GTCTGACTTCAATGCTCATCCTGAATGCCATCAACTCACATCTGCGGGATAAACTCCCCCAAGTTGCCTATATTAAGGCCATTGACATCTATATGGTCGTATGCTTCTTCTTCGTGTTCCTGTCCTTGCTGGAGTATGTCTACATCAACTATCTTTTCTACAGCCGAGGAGGATCCCGGCGCAACCAAAGGCGACACAGGAGAGCCCAAAGAGTCATGGCCCGCTACCGCTACCGGGAAGTGATGCTGCAG GATGCCCAGGTTAGCATAGAAGATGAAAGTGACTCTCTTTCCTCCAGACCAGTGCAGGCCTGCCTGGCAAGCCTAGAAAGCCTCAGCTCTTTGATATCCATCCCAGAGCAGGCCCCACTGGCCACCTCAGAAAGCTTCAGCTCACTATCTTCTCTCTCAGAGCAGGCCTGGCTGGCCTCTAGAGAAAGCCTGAGTGATCTCCCCTCCACCTCAGAGCAGGCCCTGCCCAGCTATGGCATTCGCTTTAATGGTTCTGAGATTGATGACAGTGTTATTCCTACTGAAATCCGCAACCGTGCTGACGCCCACGGCCATGCTGATACCCGTGACCCAGAAGACCCTGAAGAGAACACGAGCTCAGATGAGAGTCATGGCCATGGCCCTAGTGGGAGGCATCTGCTTGTCTATGGTCACAGGTGTGTGCAGGAAGCAAGCTGCAGCCTTGATGAGATCCATA TTGAGAGCGGCTACCTTGACCTTGAGAAGCAACTCAGGTGTGATCTTAACAGTACCTGGAGCCTTAATGTTGATGATTTCATGGGCTTTGACCAAGGCAAGGACAGTAACTCAGAGTCTGATGACAGTTGCCCCCCGAGTCCTGGGTGCTCCTTCAGTGAAGGGTTCTCCTCCAAGCTCTTTGACCCTGACTATGTCCCTGAGGTTGACAGGTGGTCCCggatcctcttccctcttgccTTTGTGGTGTTCAACATTGTCTACTGGGCATTTCATATCAATTAG